One bacterium genomic window, GCCGGGATGATCGAGACTTCGTCGGCCTCAGTGATCGGCGTCGCAGGGCCCTGCAGGGTGCGGATCTCCGCCCCGTTCACGAAGACGTTGATAAACCCCCGGACCTCCCCGTTCGGCTCACGTAGTTGCTCGCGCAGCCCAGGGTACCGCCGCTCGAGTTCAGTCAGCGCTTCCTCCACGGTTCGCCCTGCCGCCGCCACCTTCGCCTGTCCGCGGGTCAGCCGGCGCAATGGCGTCGGCAGATAGATCTGTGCCAAGGTCCCCACCTCCAAAGAAAAGACAAACGCCGCGGCAACGGGCGCCGCGGCTCGACAATCAAATTAGACGTATTAGAGGGCCGGGACGCCCGTCTTATCCCCGGCGACATCCCCCCGTCGCCAGGCGTCGATCGGTCGTACAGATGCAGGTGATCATCTCGGCTACCATCGCTCTCCCTGGAGAAACGTCCTCTCCTATACTAACATTCCCCAGAGTTTGCGTATTCAGGACGTTAGCCACCGAGGGGGTTGACCGGCCGGCCGTCCTCCCGGACCTCGAAGAACAGATGGGGGCCGGTGCTCCACCCGGTGCTGCCGATCCGCGCAATGGTCGCGCCGCGGGCGACATGATCGCCCACCCGGACCAGCCCGGCCGAGAGGTGGGAGTATGTCGTCGTGAGCCCGCCTCCGTGGTCCAGAATGACCAGCATCCCGTACCCCCGCATCCACCCATTGTAGATCACGATCCCGTCCTGCGCCGCTTGGATCGCCGTGCCATACGGGGCGGCGATGTCGATCCCGGTGTGGAACTCGCGCGTCCCGAAGATGGGGTGAATCCGCCATCCGTACCCGGACGAGACGCGACCGGGCACAGGCCAGAGGAGCTCGCCGTTCCGCAGCGTGAGGATCGGACCTCGACGGCCGCCCCGCGCCGACTGCCGGATGATCTCGGTGATCCGCGCAGATTCGACTTCGAGTTCTCGGATCGCGGCCTCTTGTGCGCGGCGCTCGGTCCGGACTTGCTCGAGCAACCGGCGGCGCTCGTCGGCGAACCTCGACGTCTCTTCCCTGCGCGCCACCCACTGCTCCTGCTCTGAAGACAGTTGCTCCTGGTGCGCAACTAGCGACGCCTGCACGTCCTCGCGCTGGTGTCGCTCGGCCGCCACCTCGTGGTACAAGGCCAGGTCTTGCTCGACCACCCGACTGACCAGATAGGAGCGCGTGATGAAATCCCGAACGTCGGCGGAGCCGAGCAAGAGGTCGAGGTACCCCACAGGCCCGCGCTCGTAAAAGGCCCGCACGCGGGTGCCCATGAGCCGTTCGTGCATCGCGAGGCGGGTCGTGAGCGCCGAGAGCGACCGCGTCGCGGTCTGCACGGCGCGCTGCGTGCTGGAGAGAGCGACCGCTGTCTGATTGAGATGCACGAGGGCGCGCTCAAGACGCTCCTGGGCTCCGGAGAGTTGGGCCAGTGCCGTGCGCTCTTGCCGGGCCACCTGAGCCAGCCGCCGCCGCCGCCACGACAACTGCTGTTGAATGCGTGTCAGCATCGAGGCGGCCGAGGCCGCGCCTGAGACCGCGGGCTTGGATCCGCCGACCTGGGGAGGAGCCGGCGGCGTCTGCTGAGCCGAACTCGCCGCGGGCAGGGTCGTCGCGAGGATGGCAATCACGCCACACACAGTGGCCCCAAAAAGACCGGTTCGTTCCCGCATCCGGTGCTCCGGTAGATGTCGTGACTGCCAGCATGAAGACGGAAGGTATATCGGTCGGGCGGGACGCCCGTTTGGGTCACAAGAACCCGTGCGTTTGCGAACCGCATATTCGCGGGACCCGGAAAAACTCCTCCCCTCACCGCCGCGGCGGGCGAGCGCGCCTCCGGCGCGCACCGGACCTCGTCCGAAAAGGAAAACCCATCGCCCCGTCGAAGGAACGCCCCGGCGTTACGATCACCTGCCCGCTCATCTCTCTCGGCGGGAAAGGGGAGGTCTACGGATGGCACGGAAACCAGCCCGAGGTAAGGCCAGGACGCGCAAAACGTCCCGGAAGCGTGCGACGCGCGCACGCAGCCGCACGACCGCCCGCGCTAAACGCAGTGTCCGTCGAGCCCGCCCGAGGAAAGCCGCAGCGAAGACCCGGGCCAAGGCCAAGCGACCGGCCCGGAA contains:
- a CDS encoding ubiquitin-like small modifier protein 1, whose protein sequence is MAQIYLPTPLRRLTRGQAKVAAAGRTVEEALTELERRYPGLREQLREPNGEVRGFINVFVNGAEIRTLQGPATPITEADEVSIIPAMAGGTGV
- a CDS encoding peptidoglycan DD-metalloendopeptidase family protein: MRERTGLFGATVCGVIAILATTLPAASSAQQTPPAPPQVGGSKPAVSGAASAASMLTRIQQQLSWRRRRLAQVARQERTALAQLSGAQERLERALVHLNQTAVALSSTQRAVQTATRSLSALTTRLAMHERLMGTRVRAFYERGPVGYLDLLLGSADVRDFITRSYLVSRVVEQDLALYHEVAAERHQREDVQASLVAHQEQLSSEQEQWVARREETSRFADERRRLLEQVRTERRAQEAAIRELEVESARITEIIRQSARGGRRGPILTLRNGELLWPVPGRVSSGYGWRIHPIFGTREFHTGIDIAAPYGTAIQAAQDGIVIYNGWMRGYGMLVILDHGGGLTTTYSHLSAGLVRVGDHVARGATIARIGSTGWSTGPHLFFEVREDGRPVNPLGG